The Salinivibrio kushneri genomic interval GATTGAAACGACAAAAAACGCCCACTGTCTGAAGTGGGCGTTTTTATTAGCAGGCCATTTAGCGCCAACTATGATTCTGTCATGCTTCAAACACTATGTGCCGACATTGACCACGTCGAGTGATAAATTGGGGTCAACTTCCACAGGGCTTTCTGAAACGGGCGCCGGATCGGTAAAGTTTTCTTTATCGAATGCAGTATCGCCGTCTCCCTCAAACGCCATCCCCGCTGCGACGGATTTAAAATCAAACAGCTCGATATCGGCCATATGGGAAGGGACGATATTTTGCATGGCTCGGAACATCGTCTCAATACGGCCTGGATACCGCTTGTCCCAATCTCGGAGCATATCTTTGATCACTTGGCGTTGTAGGTTGGGCTGTGAGCCACAAAGGTTACACGGAATGATCGGGAAAGCTTTTTGCTCTGAGTAACGCTCAATGTCTTTTTCTCGACAATAGGCCAGTGGACGGATCACCACATGTTCGCCGTTATCAGAGACGAGCTTCGGTGGCATGCCTTTCATCTTGCCGCCGTAGAACATGTTTAAGAGCAAGGTCTCTAATATGTCGTCTCGATGGTGACCCAATGCAATTTTGGTCGCCCCCAGCTCTTTCGCTGTGCGATATAAGATACCGCGGCGAAGTCGCGAGCATAGGGAACAGGTTGTCTTGCCCTCAGGCACTTTCTCTTTGACAATGGAGTAAGTGTCTTCTTCAACAATTTTGTACTCGACGCCTAAGCTCTCCAAATACGCTGGCAAAATGTGCTCAGGAAACCCAGGTTGCTTTTGATCTAAATTGACCGCAATGAGTTGGAATGAAACTGGCGCGCTCTTTTGCAGGCTTTGCAGCATATCAAGCAAGGTATAGCTGTCTTTGCCGCCTGATAAACAAACCATGATGCGATCGCCGTCTTCAATCATATTAAAGTCGGCAATCGCTTGTCCGGTGTTGCGACGAATGCGCTTTTGCAGTTTATTAAATCCGTATTTTTGTGCTTTGCTCAGCTCTTCGGTGCTCATAAGTACTATCGCGTTGTCAGGCAAGGTAAACGCATTACACTGCCAGTGTGCATGAATGGCGGGTATGATACGGATTTTGACCACAAATGCCAGTCACCCGCAGGCAGTGAATGCCACTGCCTGCTAGATAAGGGAATGAGAAAGGTTAATCGTTAGCGCGAGGATCGAGTGGGCTAATGTAGCCATCAGGTTTAATGGCAAGTAAGTCACAGTCGAGTTGATCAATCATGTGCTCTGCGGTGTTGCCAATGAACACCGCGGATAAGCCAGTGCGTCCTGTGGTACCGAGAATAACAAGCTCGGCATCCAGCTCTCGGGCAATGTTGGGGATAACATCTTCCGGCAACCCTTCTTGGACATGCGTGCGTGTTTCTTCGATATGATGGCGCTGACGCAAGGCTTTCATGGCGGTGAGATGATGACCTCTCACCGCATCGGTATAGGATGTCGGATCAAAGTCAGGCAGCTCGATAGTAATATTCACCGGGGTGGCGGGGTAGGCATTAGCCAGGTGCAACTCAGCCCCTAGCATAGCACTCATGATATTCCCCTCATCGACTAATTTGTCGTTGAGTTCAGCGTGGGTTTCGGTTTCAGATGCCACATGCACAGAGGCAACGATCTTGCCTTTATCCGGCCAACCGTGGTCTTTAACTAATAACACTGAACTTGGGCATTTGCGTAACAAGTGCCAATCGGTGGGTGTAAAGATGACCGAGCCTAGTGTGTCGTGCTGGTGTGTCGCTTTAACCACCAAATCGTGGTGGTGGCTCAGCACGCGTTCAACGATCGCCTCGTAAGGACGATTATGCCATACCACGACTTTTTCGATTTCACACTCTTGAGCTTGATGCGTTTGAATAATCTCATTCATCCACTCTTCACGTTGGTGCATCACACCTTGACGCATCGCTTGCCGCTCATCCGATGAGAGCATGGATGTCATTTCGTAAGAGAAATCATAAATAGCAAGAAAGAGGGTGAGCTTAACCTTTGCATCACTTCGCTGGCTAAGCGTGACCGCACGCGAAAGTGCAGGCTGTTGTTCTTGGGAAGGATCAATGACGACGAGCAGGTTCGTGTACCTAGACATATCTGCCTCCTTTGCACAGATGCATCGGTTAATGTCACTTTAACCTACTTCGCCCGTTCACGCGAAAGAAATTGCTTACCATAGAGCAAAAAAGAGAAATGGCGCATAAAGCGCCATTTATTAACAACTTATTTACTTCTGTCTGCTAAACAACGCATTCTTCATCCGCAAGACGAGCAAGCTCTTCTAAGTCTAGAACCGTGATATATTTCCCTTTGACCGCCAAGATTTCTGACTTTTGGAAGCGACCTAATAAACGACTGATCGTTTCAACGGTCAGGCCAAGGTAGTTACCAATGTCACCTCGTGTCATGGTAAGGCGGAACTCACGCGGAGAGAACC includes:
- the uspE gene encoding universal stress protein UspE, whose amino-acid sequence is MSRYTNLLVVIDPSQEQQPALSRAVTLSQRSDAKVKLTLFLAIYDFSYEMTSMLSSDERQAMRQGVMHQREEWMNEIIQTHQAQECEIEKVVVWHNRPYEAIVERVLSHHHDLVVKATHQHDTLGSVIFTPTDWHLLRKCPSSVLLVKDHGWPDKGKIVASVHVASETETHAELNDKLVDEGNIMSAMLGAELHLANAYPATPVNITIELPDFDPTSYTDAVRGHHLTAMKALRQRHHIEETRTHVQEGLPEDVIPNIARELDAELVILGTTGRTGLSAVFIGNTAEHMIDQLDCDLLAIKPDGYISPLDPRAND
- the ttcA gene encoding tRNA 2-thiocytidine(32) synthetase TtcA, which encodes MSTEELSKAQKYGFNKLQKRIRRNTGQAIADFNMIEDGDRIMVCLSGGKDSYTLLDMLQSLQKSAPVSFQLIAVNLDQKQPGFPEHILPAYLESLGVEYKIVEEDTYSIVKEKVPEGKTTCSLCSRLRRGILYRTAKELGATKIALGHHRDDILETLLLNMFYGGKMKGMPPKLVSDNGEHVVIRPLAYCREKDIERYSEQKAFPIIPCNLCGSQPNLQRQVIKDMLRDWDKRYPGRIETMFRAMQNIVPSHMADIELFDFKSVAAGMAFEGDGDTAFDKENFTDPAPVSESPVEVDPNLSLDVVNVGT